In Deltaproteobacteria bacterium, the DNA window GACAGCAGTCCTTTACGCCGGAACTGGGCTCGTATCGACCGGCCTTTTTCTTCTCGGCTGGTACCGGTGGGCCTTTCTCTTGGCGGTCCTTGTCACCCAGGGGTGGCGGGCGTGGTCAGAGACACTTCGGGCAGATTTTCGGGGTGGAGGGAGGATCAGCGCCTATCAGTGCATGGCCGTTGCGGCCATGGCATATGCCGTCCTCCTTGCCTGGTTCCTCCCGGACGGAAGCGGCAGGTCCGATGTGCTCATGGGGATGAAGGCCGTCTCGAATCTCCCAACCGTCCTTTTCCTCCAGGGGCTCTGGATCGTGAGTTTTCTTTATACCGGCAGGAGTTCTGTGACGGGATCAAAGGTCACGTTTTACGTCTTCTCAGAGAGGATTTGATGGATGAGGCGGCGTCTTTGAGGATCTCCGCCTTGTCCGTCATCTCCCACGGAAGACCCAGGTCGGCCCGACCGACCTGTCCGTACGCGGCCAGTTTCTTGAAGAATCCGCCCTTTATCATGCGGGGCAGATGGCGAAGCCTGAACTGTTTGAGGATGCCGGCCGGACGGAACTCGAAGTGTTCAGAGAGGAGACGCACGATCTCCTCGTCCGGGACCTTGCCGGTCCCGAAGGTCTCGACCAGGATGCTGACAGGCCTGGATCGACCGACTGAATAGCTCACCTGGACCTCGCACTCGTCGGCGATCCCGGCGGCCACCACATTCTTTGCGGCGTATCGCGCGGCATAGGCGCCTATGCGGTCCACACGCCTCGGATCCTTGCCGCTCAGGGCGGCGCCGCTGTGCCTGGCGTATTCTCCGTAGGTGTCGATGGCGTTCTTTCGCCCGGTGAGCCCTGAATGGACCGCGGGCCCGCACCCCAAATGGGAAAAATCGGACCGGATGTCGATGTTCGTGTCTGCGTCCGGGCGGATCTCCTCCTCCTTGAAGACCTCGTCGATGACCGTCTCCTTGACGTCGTCGAAAAGCCTCTTGGGATCGGCCGATTTCTTCACGCATGTCTGGATCGTGATGGTCTGGATCCGGCTCGGTCGTCCATTTTTGTATTCCACCCCCACCTGGGTCTTGGCGTCAGGCGTGAGATAGGGAAGGATGTTCGTGTAACGGACCCGTGAGATCTTCCTGGCGAGCCGATGGGCAAGGAAGATGGGCATGGGCATGAGGACAGGCGTCTGATTGCAGGCATAGCCGAAGGCGTTGGCCTGGTTGCGTACCGGAATCCGCTCGATCTCGTCCTCGTCGATGGCCAGCTCGTCGAAACGGAGGGCTTCTTCGAGGGGCTGTTCCTTGAGGCTCGTGAGCGCTGTGCAACTCCGTCCGCTGAAGGCCTCGTCCCGGTAGCCCACCTCGTTGATGATCTCCCTGGCCACATACGGGACGTCCACAACCGCTGTCGAGGCGAACTGGACCGCGAGGAAGACGATGGACTGGGAGATGGCGCATTCGGCGATGATGGACGAGAGGGAGTCCTGCTGGAGGAACCTGTCCACGATGGCGTCGCTGATCTGGTCACAGAGTTTGTCCGGATGTCCTTCCGTGACCGATTCTGAGGTGAAGAGAAAATCCTTTCTCATGGCGATGGCCTTTTTCGTTTTTTGATGGACTCGTTGATCAGGAACGGGAGGCATGCGGCGCATCCCGTAACGACCGCATCCACGGCCCCGATCGCTCCTATTCCGAGGAGGGAGCGGAGGCCGGGAAGGAAAAGGGCTGCCCCCTGAAGGGCCAGGGATCCGCCCACGGCCGCATGGAGATATGGGTTGGGCCGGGAGGCGACCTCGAAGGCGTTTTTCGTCTCAGACCTGCAACTGTACGCATGTAGAAGCTGGGAGGTGGTGAGGGACAGGAAGGCCATGGCGCTGGCCCCGGGGCCCACACCGTGGCGGAGGATGCCGTAGCCGTAGGCCCCGAGCGTGGAGACGCTGATGATGGCCGCCTCCCGGCCGATTCGGTGCATGTCGTCACGCCTGACGATCGCCTCTCGCGGATCCCGCGGGGGATGATCCAGGACGTCCGCCTCCGGGGCCTCCATGGAGAGGGCAAGGCCGGGAAAGATGTCCGTCACGAGGTTTATCCAGAGAAGCTGCATCTCCGTCAGGGGCTGCCCGGTCCCGAGGATGTTCGACACAAAGGAGACCATGATCTCGCTCATGTTGGTGGAAAGGAGATACCCGAGGGACTTGCGGACATTGGCATAGATGGTGCGGCCCCGGGAGATGGCAAGGATCATGGTCTCGATCCGGTCGTCCTCGATGACCACGTCAGCCACCTCGCGGGCCACGTCGGTCCCGGTCTCTCCCATGGCCACACCCACGTCGGCCGCCCGTAGGGCAGGGCTGTCGTTCACCCCGTCCCCGGTCATGGCCACGACCTTTCCGGCCCCCTGGAGGGCCTGGACGATCTCGAGCTTGTTGGCTGGGCTCACCCGAGAAAAGATGCTCGCCCGCACGGCGAGTCCTTGAAGTGCCTGGGGATCGAGGTTCGAGATGTTGGAAGAATCGAGGATGACCAGTTTGTCCTCTCCGCTGATCTCGAGTTCCTTGCCCACGGCAAAGGCGGTCGGAGACTGGTCTCCGGTGATCATGACCGTGTCGATCCCCGCCCGGTGGAAACGTCTGATGAGCTCCTTGACCCCGGGCCGAATGGGATCCGTCATGCCGGTAAGCCCAAGCCAGGTAAGGTCCTGTGTGAGGACCTCGTCATCCGGAAGGGGATCCCCGTCAAGGAACTTGTAGGCAACCCCGAGGACCCGGAGCGCCCTGCCTGCCATGCGTTCGTTCTGCATGCGGATCCTCATGATGTCTTCTTCCTCGAGGGGGCACTGCGCACCTTCGAGGATCCAGGTGCGGCACAGGGCCAACACCTCCGAGGGGCTACCCTTGACGGCGACGAAGTGGCGACCGGAGGGGAGGCGATGGACGGTCACCATGAAGTTCCTTTGTTCGGCCCTATGAAGGATCTTGACCCGAGGGGTGTTGGTTTTGAGACGATGGATGTCGATACCGCCCTGCACGGCAAGGGCGAGTAGGGAGTTTTCCGTGGGGGTCCCCTGGATCTCGAAGTCGTTTCCGTTGCGAGGAATGATCTCGCTTTCGTTGCAGAGGGCGCATACTACGAGGATTCCCCTGAGCTCGTCGGCGATGTCAAGCCCATCCTGCGGGCAGGGAGCGAGGGACCATTGCCCGTGGATGGGGACGACCTTCTCGCCTGCGTAAAGCTCCACGACCTTCATGCGGTTTTCTGTTATCGTCCCGGTCTTGTCGAGGCAGATGACCTGGATAGCGCCCAGGGCCTCGATGGCGTCCAGATGCCGGATGAGGATGTTGTGACGCCTCATGTCACGGACCCCGAGGGCAAGGGTCGTTGTGGCCACGGTGGGAAGGCCTTCTGGGACCGCTGCCACGGCGAGAGAAATGGCGGTCTTGAGCATGGGCAGGAGTCCGTGGCCTCTAAGGAGACCGAGAACGAATACGAGCCCGCAGAGGACGCCGGAGATGGCCACGAGTCGGGTCCCGATGGCGTCAAGCTGGCGCTCCATGGGTGTCTCAGGCACTTGTGCCTCGCCGACCAGGGTCTGGATCCTGCCCATTTCCGTGTAACGCCCCGTGGCGACGGCGATGGCAAGCCCCTGTCCTCCGGTAACAAGGGTGCCCATGTAGCACATGTTCGTCCGATCGCTCAAGGGAATACTACCTTCGGATGCGATGCGCAGAGGGTTTTTCCCGACCGGAATCCCTTCTCCGGTGAGAGCGGATTCGTCGATGCTCAACCTTGCTGACTCGACGATGCGGGCGTCGGCAGGGATGTAGTTTCCAGGCCGAAGTACGATGAGGTCTCCGGGGACGATCTCCTCAGCGCCGATCTCCAGGAGTTTTCCTTCCCGTATCGCAATGGCCCTGGGGCGTACGAGCGTCTTAAGGGAGTGGATGGTCTTTTCCGCCTGACTCTCGGTTATGTAGCCTATGATGGCGTTGATGACCACGACCCCAAGGATGACGGCAGCGTCCATAAGTCCGCCCGTGAGGGCAGAGATGCCAGATGCCAAACCGAGGAGTGCCACGGGAACCGAGGCAAACTGCCCGAAAAAGATCTTGAGCCCTGAACGGGGAACCGCCTCTGGCAGGACATTCGGGCCAAACCTTCGGAAACGTTCTTGGGCCACGATGGAGGAAAGGCCGTCGCGGGGCGAGGTCTCGAGAAACCGTGCCACCTCGTCAGACTCCATGAGGTGCCAAGCAAGGGCCTTTTGTTCCTCAGATGTACTGACCAGCCTGACGAGCCGACGCCTGGAGATTGCGGATTTCTTCTTTTTAGTGGATCGGTTCGGGGGATCGTATGCAGATAGAGAGAGGGTTTTCCCTACTCCTACAACGGGTTTTGAACCGTTCCTCGATTTGACGACCGCTTCAACAATGGAGATGACCTGCGCAAGTTCCTGAGTCGCCGGAAACGTGACGAGAAGGTGACCGGTCAAGGGGTTGGCCTTGGCCTGGGAGATCAACTTCTCGTCACGCAGACGGCTTTCGAGATGACGCTTCAGGTCCTGGGAGCGGTAAAGGCCGGTGACGTGAAGACGTACCCTTCCCGGAACGGCCGTATGGACCGGCTTGACGACACGCGATGCCTCCATGCAGGGCGCAGATGTCTCTTACTCTTTGGCCTTGACCGGAGCCGCCTTTTTCACGGAATGCGT includes these proteins:
- the metK gene encoding methionine adenosyltransferase codes for the protein MRKDFLFTSESVTEGHPDKLCDQISDAIVDRFLQQDSLSSIIAECAISQSIVFLAVQFASTAVVDVPYVAREIINEVGYRDEAFSGRSCTALTSLKEQPLEEALRFDELAIDEDEIERIPVRNQANAFGYACNQTPVLMPMPIFLAHRLARKISRVRYTNILPYLTPDAKTQVGVEYKNGRPSRIQTITIQTCVKKSADPKRLFDDVKETVIDEVFKEEEIRPDADTNIDIRSDFSHLGCGPAVHSGLTGRKNAIDTYGEYARHSGAALSGKDPRRVDRIGAYAARYAAKNVVAAGIADECEVQVSYSVGRSRPVSILVETFGTGKVPDEEIVRLLSEHFEFRPAGILKQFRLRHLPRMIKGGFFKKLAAYGQVGRADLGLPWEMTDKAEILKDAASSIKSSLRRRKT
- a CDS encoding cation-transporting P-type ATPase, encoding MEASRVVKPVHTAVPGRVRLHVTGLYRSQDLKRHLESRLRDEKLISQAKANPLTGHLLVTFPATQELAQVISIVEAVVKSRNGSKPVVGVGKTLSLSAYDPPNRSTKKKKSAISRRRLVRLVSTSEEQKALAWHLMESDEVARFLETSPRDGLSSIVAQERFRRFGPNVLPEAVPRSGLKIFFGQFASVPVALLGLASGISALTGGLMDAAVILGVVVINAIIGYITESQAEKTIHSLKTLVRPRAIAIREGKLLEIGAEEIVPGDLIVLRPGNYIPADARIVESARLSIDESALTGEGIPVGKNPLRIASEGSIPLSDRTNMCYMGTLVTGGQGLAIAVATGRYTEMGRIQTLVGEAQVPETPMERQLDAIGTRLVAISGVLCGLVFVLGLLRGHGLLPMLKTAISLAVAAVPEGLPTVATTTLALGVRDMRRHNILIRHLDAIEALGAIQVICLDKTGTITENRMKVVELYAGEKVVPIHGQWSLAPCPQDGLDIADELRGILVVCALCNESEIIPRNGNDFEIQGTPTENSLLALAVQGGIDIHRLKTNTPRVKILHRAEQRNFMVTVHRLPSGRHFVAVKGSPSEVLALCRTWILEGAQCPLEEEDIMRIRMQNERMAGRALRVLGVAYKFLDGDPLPDDEVLTQDLTWLGLTGMTDPIRPGVKELIRRFHRAGIDTVMITGDQSPTAFAVGKELEISGEDKLVILDSSNISNLDPQALQGLAVRASIFSRVSPANKLEIVQALQGAGKVVAMTGDGVNDSPALRAADVGVAMGETGTDVAREVADVVIEDDRIETMILAISRGRTIYANVRKSLGYLLSTNMSEIMVSFVSNILGTGQPLTEMQLLWINLVTDIFPGLALSMEAPEADVLDHPPRDPREAIVRRDDMHRIGREAAIISVSTLGAYGYGILRHGVGPGASAMAFLSLTTSQLLHAYSCRSETKNAFEVASRPNPYLHAAVGGSLALQGAALFLPGLRSLLGIGAIGAVDAVVTGCAACLPFLINESIKKRKRPSP